The following proteins come from a genomic window of Acomys russatus chromosome 17, mAcoRus1.1, whole genome shotgun sequence:
- the Mchr1 gene encoding melanin-concentrating hormone receptor 1 produces MDLQALLLSTGPNASNISDGRENLTLAGSPPRTGSVSYINIIMPSVFGTICLLGIVGNSTVIFAVVKKSKLHWCSNVPDIFIINLSVVDLLFLLGMPFMIHQLMGNGVWHFGETMCTLITAMDANSQFTSTYILTAMAIDRYLATVHPISSTKFRKPSMATLVICLLWALSFISITPVWLYARLIPFPGGAVGCGIRLPNPDTDLYWFTLYQFFLAFALPFVVITAAYVKILQRMTSSVAPASQRSIRLRTKRVTRTAIAICLVFFVCWAPYYILQLTQLSISRPTLTFVYLYNAAISLGYANSCLNPFVYIVLCETFRKRLVLSVKPAAQAQLRTVSNAQTADEERTESKGT; encoded by the exons ATGGATCTGCAAGCCTTGCTGCTGTCCACTGGCCCCAACGCCAGCAACATCTCCGATGGCCGGGAGAATCTCACATTGGCCG GGTCACCTCCTCGAACAGGGAGTGTCTCCTACATCAACATCATTATGCCTTCTGTGTTTGGTACCATCTGTCTCCTGGGCATTGTGGGAAACTCCACAGTCATCTTCGCCGTGGTGAAGAAGTCCAAGCTACACTGGTGCAGCAATGTCCCTGACATCTTCATCATCAACCTGTCTGTGGTGGATCTGCTCTTCCTTCTGGGCATGCCTTTCATGATCCACCAGCTCATGGGCAACGGGGTCTGGCACTTCGGGGAAACCATGTGTACTCTCATCACAGCCATGGACGCCAACAGTCAGTTCACCAGCACCTACATCCTGACCGCCATGGCCATCGACCGCTATTTGGCCACCGTCCACCCCATCTCCTCCACCAAATTTCGGAAGCCCTCTATGGCCACCCTGGTGATCTGCCTCCTGTGGGCTCTCTCTTTCATCAGCATCACCCCCGTATGGCTCTACGCCAGGCTCATCCCCTTCCCAGGCGGTGCTGTAGGCTGTGGCATCCGCTTGCCAAACCCAGACACTGACCTCTACTGGTTCACTCTGTACCAGTTTTTCCTGGCCTTCGCCCTGCCCTTTGTCGTCATCACTGCTGCATACGTGAAAATACTGCAGCGCATGACGTCTTCAGTGGCCCCAGCCTCTCAACGTAGCATCCGGCTCCGGACAAAGAGGGTGACCCGCACAGCCATTGCCATCTGTCTGGTCTTCTTTGTGTGCTGGGCACCCTACTACATACTGCAGCTGACCCAGTTGTCCATCAGCCGCCCGACCCTCACGTTTGTGTACTTGTACAATGCGGCCATCAGCTTGGGCTATGCCAACAGCTGCCTCAATCCCTTTGTGTACATAGTACTCTGCGAGACCTTCCGAAAACGCCTGGTCTTGTCAGTGAAGCCTGCAGCCCAGGCGCAGCTTCGTACGGTCAGCAATGCCCAGACAGCCGATGAGGAGAGGACAGAAAGCAAAGGCACCTGA